One segment of Desulfosudis oleivorans Hxd3 DNA contains the following:
- a CDS encoding prenyltransferase/squalene oxidase repeat-containing protein — translation MNAKAALSLKQDLSLDIDAVCGRIAATQRENGDIPWSEGDKTDPWDMVEAAMGLAVGGHYNRARAAYAWLAEKQHADGSWHAAYRDGVPEDRTYDTNMSSYIAVGAFQYYMITGDRAFLEGIWPTVEAGINFALSLQTDSGEIHWAKSPEGKTDPMALRTGSSSIYMSVKCALATAHILGIRRPRWKTALARLGDAVANRPHLFNIAKSRFSMDWFYPVLCGALSGEAAQRRIDKHWKKFVVKNTGVRCVSDEPWITIAETCELVLALSAMGNEEIAKMVFGWIADRRFDDGSYWCGFTIPKIVIWPGQKITWTNGVALLAADALYRLTPAARLFSHDFWTSEYPFLFA, via the coding sequence CCCAGCGGGAAAACGGCGACATTCCCTGGTCCGAGGGCGATAAAACCGATCCCTGGGACATGGTGGAGGCCGCCATGGGCCTGGCCGTGGGGGGGCATTACAACCGGGCACGGGCCGCCTACGCCTGGCTGGCGGAAAAACAGCACGCCGACGGCAGCTGGCACGCCGCCTACAGGGATGGTGTGCCCGAAGATCGAACCTACGACACCAACATGAGCTCCTACATTGCCGTGGGCGCTTTTCAATATTACATGATCACCGGGGACCGGGCCTTTCTGGAGGGGATCTGGCCCACGGTGGAGGCGGGCATCAACTTTGCCTTGAGCCTTCAGACCGACAGCGGCGAGATTCACTGGGCCAAAAGCCCGGAGGGAAAGACCGACCCCATGGCCCTGCGCACCGGCTCCAGTTCAATCTATATGAGCGTAAAGTGCGCCCTGGCCACCGCCCACATTCTGGGTATCCGCCGGCCCCGGTGGAAAACCGCCCTGGCCCGCCTGGGCGACGCCGTGGCCAACCGGCCCCACCTGTTTAACATCGCCAAGTCCCGGTTTTCCATGGACTGGTTTTACCCCGTTCTTTGCGGCGCCCTCTCCGGGGAAGCGGCCCAGCGGCGCATCGACAAGCACTGGAAAAAGTTCGTGGTAAAGAATACCGGGGTTCGGTGCGTGTCCGACGAACCGTGGATCACCATTGCCGAAACCTGTGAGCTGGTGCTGGCCCTTTCGGCCATGGGAAACGAGGAGATCGCCAAAATGGTCTTCGGCTGGATCGCGGACCGGCGGTTTGATGACGGCTCCTACTGGTGCGGGTTCACCATTCCAAAAATCGTGATCTGGCCGGGCCAGAAAATCACCTGGACCAACGGGGTTGCCCTGCTGGCGGCCGACGCCCTGTATCGCCTGACACCCGCGGCGCGGTTGTTTTCCCACGATTTCTGGACATCGGAATACCCGTTTCTGTTTGCCTGA